A genomic region of Trifolium pratense cultivar HEN17-A07 linkage group LG3, ARS_RC_1.1, whole genome shotgun sequence contains the following coding sequences:
- the LOC123919088 gene encoding ATPase family AAA domain-containing protein At1g05910 isoform X6: MEGDAEGEDEGEDEGEEEDGDDDEDGEEEQDGRRRYDLRNRADVRRFSMEEGKARPRSPRRVLHQGMGTKVNRDVRKGGSRVHKRHRLTRPEDSDDSLLVDELDQGPAIPWGRGGNRSGPPFLFGGVDTHGTTAWGLNLAASGWGHQGDAFATLTSGIQTAGPSSKGGADIQPLQIDDSVSFDDIGGLSEYIDALKEMVFFPLLYPDFFASYHITPPRGVLLCGPPGTGKTLIARALACAASKAGQKVSFYMRKGADVLSKWVGEAERQLKLLFEEAQRNQPSIIFFDEIDGLAPVRSSKQEQIHNSIVSTLLALMDGLDSRGQVVLIGATNRIDAIDGALRRPGRFDREFNFPLPGCEARAEILDIHTRKWQHPPLEELKKELAASCVGYCGADLKALCTEAAIRAFREKYPQVYTSDDKFLIDVNSIRVEKCHFIEAMSTITPAAHRGAIVHSRPLSLVVQPCLQRHLEKAMSTISDIFPPVSVASELSKLSMLSYGSAIPLVYRPRLLLCGGEGTGLDHLGPAVLHELEKFPVHSLGLPSLLSDPSAKTPEEALVHIFGEARRTTPSILYLPQFDVWWETAHEQLRAVLLTMLEELPSDLPILLLGTSSAALADVEEVPTSVFPHRSVYQVNMPSTEDRTSFFDRLIEAAMSILLERISKKSQDTGRLSELPRAPKLASGPKASELKAKVEAEQHALRRLRMCLRDVCNRILYDKRFNAFHFPVSDEDAPNYRDIIQNPMDIATILQHVDNGNYITCAAFLQDVDLIVSNAKAYNGDDYNGTRIVSRACELRDAVHGMLSQMDPALAAYCDKIASQGGPVHLPDELGDTTFPATPVVQMGTTTRMSARLRHVQPEVNMDQGYEVLKRTKKIGDGVHAADDKLQDSIPTNSSQEQHQVVQEEVDSERMEPVAMDGDFDGSCPNNLADSSSLHDITMLDGEFSRQVESVKQHFVKRTEKYSIPQLERLYTRIMKGVFETKDKGLNDDDLKTSVLGFLLKYVEDDANF, translated from the exons ATGGAGGGGGATGCCGAGGGTGAAGATGAAGGTGAGGATGAAGGCGAGGAGGAGGATGgcgatgatgatgaagatggtgAAGAAGAGCAGGATGGAAGAAGGCGCTATGATCTTCGAAATCGTGCAGATGTTCGCAGGTTCTCTATGGAGGAAGGGAAGGCACGGCCAAGGTCTCCTCGAAGAGTGTTACATCAAGGTATGGGAACTAAGGTCAACAGGGATGTAAGGAAGGGTGGATCAAGAGTTCACAAGCGCCATCGCTTAACAAGGCCGGAAGATTCTGATGACTCCCTTCTTGTGGAtgagttggaccaaggccctgCTATTCCATGGGGTCGAGGTGGAAATAGATCTGGCCCACCTTTTCTTTTTGGGGGTGTCGACACACATGGAACAACAGCTTGGGGATTAAACCTTGCTGCATCGGGTTGGGGTCATCAGGGTGATGCTTTTGCTACACTGACTTCAGGGATTCAAACTGCTGGTCCAAGCTCTAAGGGAGGGGCAGATATCCAACCCTTGCAGATTGATGATAGTGTAAGTTTTGATGATATAGGTGGGCTCTCTGAATACATCGATGCTCTAAAGGAAATGGTTTTCTTTCCATTATTGTATCCAGATTTTTTTGCAAGTTACCACATAACTCCACCTAGGGGGGTATTGTTATGTGGGCCCCCTGGCACAGGGAAAACATTGATTGCAAGAGCTTTGGCTTGTGCTGCTTCAAAAGCTGGTCAGAAGGTTAGCTTTTACATGCGCAAAGGAGCGGATGTGCTAAGCAAGTGGGTTGGTGAGGCCGAAAGACAACTGAAACTTCTATTTGAGGAAGCACAAAGGAATCAACCTtctattattttctttgatGAAATAGATGGACTTGCACCTGTGAGATCTAGCAAGCAAGAACAAATTCACAATTCCATTGTGTCCACTTTGCTTGCTTTGATGGATGGCCTTGATTCTCGTGGACAAGTTGTTTTAATTGGAGCTACCAACAGGATTGATGCTATTGATGGAGCCTTGCGACGTCCTGGCAGATTTGATCGTGAATTTAACTTTCCCTTGCCTGGTTGTGAGGCACGTGCTGAAATATTAGACATTCATACTCGCAAGTGGCAGCATCCTCCTCTAGAGGAACTGAAAAAGGAACTTGCAGCTAGTTGTGTAGGTTATTGTGGTGCTGACCTAAAAGCTCTCTGTACTGAAGCGGCCATTCGTGCTTTCCGTGAAAAATATCCACAGGTTTATACAAGTGATGACAAATTTCTAATTGATGTTAATTCTATCAGGGTAGAAAAGTGTCATTTTATTGAAGCAATGTCTACAATTACTCCTGCTGCCCATAGAGGAGCTATTGTGCACTCTAGGCCATTGTCTCTAGTAGTTCAACCATGTCTTCAGAGACATCTGGAGAAAGCCATGAGTACTATATCTGATATTTTCCCTCCAGTATCTGTTGCATCAGAATTGTCCAAACTTTCAATGCTTTCGTATGGGTCTGCAATTCCACTTGTATATCGACCTAGGCTTCTACTTTGTGGTGGTGAAGGCACAGGGCTG GATCATCTTGGGCCTGCGGTTTTACACGAACTGGAAAAATTTCCTGTACATTCATTGGGACTTCCATCTCTTCTGTCAGATCCTAGTGCAAAAACACCAGAGGAGGCGTTGGTACATATATTTGGCGAAGCTAGAAGAACAACACCATCAATTCTCTATTTACCACAGTTTGATGTTTGGTGGGAAACT GCTCATGAACAGCTTAGAGCTGTTCTCCTGACTATGCTAGAAGAATTGCCATCTGACTTGCCTATCTTACTTCTTGGTACATCCTCAGCTGCACTTGCTGATGTTGAGGAAGTGCCTACTTCAGTTTTCCCTCATCGCTCAGT TTATCAAGTGAACATGCCATCTACCGAAGATAGGACCTCATTTTTTGATCGTTTAATAGAAGCTGCTATGTCGATATTGCTGGAGCGAATCAGCAAGAAATCCCAGGATACAGGACGCCTTTCAGAACTTCCCAGGGCACCAAAATTGGCTAGTGGTCCAAAGGCGTCTGAGCTAAAAGCAAAGGTTGAAGCTGAGCAGCATGCACTCCGTAGGTTGAGAATGTGCCTCAGAGATGTTTGCAACCG GATATTGTATGACAAACGATTTAATGCCTTCCATTTTCCAGTCTCAGATGAAGACGCGCCTAATTATCGTGATATTATACAGAACCCAATGGACATTGCGACCATCTTGCAGCATGTTGATAACGGCAACTATATTACATGTGCTGCATTCCTGCAGGACGTTGATCTTATTGTTTCCAACGCAAAG GCTTACAATGGAGATGACTACAATGGTACTAGGATTGTCAGCAGAGCTTGTGAGCTCCGTGATGCG GTGCATGGGATGCTCTCTCAAATGGATCCAGCACTGGCTGCATATTGTGACAAGATTGCTAGCCAAGGTGGCCCAGTTCATTTGCCTGACGAATTAGGGGATACTACATTCCCTGCTACTCCTGTTGTACAGATGGGCACCACTACTAGAATGAGTGCTCGACTTCGTCATGTCCAACCAGAGGTTAATATGGATCAGGGTTACGAAGTATTGAAGCGGACTAAGAAGATTGGTGATGGTGTACATGCAG CAGACGACAAATTGCAAGATTCAATACCGACAAACTCCTCCCAGGAGCAGCATCAGGTGGTACAAGAAGAGGTGGATTCTGAAAGAATGGAGCCTGTAGCAATGGATGGAGATTTTGATGGATCTTGTCCAAATAACCTTGCTGATAGTAGCAGCCTTCATGATATCACGATGCTAGATGGTGAATTTTCAAGACAAGTTGAGTCTGTCAAGCAGCATTTCGTTAAGCGCACTGAAAAGTACAGCATCCCACAACTTGAAAGGCTTTACACGAGAATCATGAAGGGTGTGTTTGAAACCAAAGATAAAGGATTGAATGATGATGACCTCAAAACTTCGGTTTTGGggtttttgttgaaatatgtAGAGGATGATGCCAATTTCTGA
- the LOC123919088 gene encoding ATPase family AAA domain-containing protein At1g05910 isoform X1, which yields MYPKRSSLDDPDSRPVRTSDRIKTRPPAYNRAPFLYYNSNLRRPRKSKNKTRTAASQIAKMLRPGNRKARDLNTNSGSGNLRRSTRERRVNVNLMEFADSSGSEDADLMRPSYRPLRNRISNSVSRDGVVSSKRKRTVDTKSAPRREGLRPRRSKAAGRERLISESDDDQDLSEEKVEQDETENGNDVEENDAEDGHNEMEGDAEGEDEGEDEGEEEDGDDDEDGEEEQDGRRRYDLRNRADVRRFSMEEGKARPRSPRRVLHQGMGTKVNRDVRKGGSRVHKRHRLTRPEDSDDSLLVDELDQGPAIPWGRGGNRSGPPFLFGGVDTHGTTAWGLNLAASGWGHQGDAFATLTSGIQTAGPSSKGGADIQPLQIDDSVSFDDIGGLSEYIDALKEMVFFPLLYPDFFASYHITPPRGVLLCGPPGTGKTLIARALACAASKAGQKVSFYMRKGADVLSKWVGEAERQLKLLFEEAQRNQPSIIFFDEIDGLAPVRSSKQEQIHNSIVSTLLALMDGLDSRGQVVLIGATNRIDAIDGALRRPGRFDREFNFPLPGCEARAEILDIHTRKWQHPPLEELKKELAASCVGYCGADLKALCTEAAIRAFREKYPQVYTSDDKFLIDVNSIRVEKCHFIEAMSTITPAAHRGAIVHSRPLSLVVQPCLQRHLEKAMSTISDIFPPVSVASELSKLSMLSYGSAIPLVYRPRLLLCGGEGTGLDHLGPAVLHELEKFPVHSLGLPSLLSDPSAKTPEEALVHIFGEARRTTPSILYLPQFDVWWETVSTYLVNLLLNELSCMCKIYLILMSSIIILLPLSLIGLLIMQAHEQLRAVLLTMLEELPSDLPILLLGTSSAALADVEEVPTSVFPHRSVYQVNMPSTEDRTSFFDRLIEAAMSILLERISKKSQDTGRLSELPRAPKLASGPKASELKAKVEAEQHALRRLRMCLRDVCNRILYDKRFNAFHFPVSDEDAPNYRDIIQNPMDIATILQHVDNGNYITCAAFLQDVDLIVSNAKAYNGDDYNGTRIVSRACELRDAVHGMLSQMDPALAAYCDKIASQGGPVHLPDELGDTTFPATPVVQMGTTTRMSARLRHVQPEVNMDQGYEVLKRTKKIGDGVHAADDKLQDSIPTNSSQEQHQVVQEEVDSERMEPVAMDGDFDGSCPNNLADSSSLHDITMLDGEFSRQVESVKQHFVKRTEKYSIPQLERLYTRIMKGVFETKDKGLNDDDLKTSVLGFLLKYVEDDANF from the exons atgTATCCCAAACGTTCTAGTCTAGATGATCCTGATTCCCGGCCGGTGCGCACAAGTGATAGGATTAAGACTAGGCCACCAGCTTATAACCGTGCACCATTTTTGTATTACAACTCAAATCTTAGGCGCCCCAGGAAAAGCAAGAATAAGACAAGAACAGCAGCTTCGCAGATTGCTAAGATGTTGCGTCCAGGGAATCGGAAAGCACGTGATTTGAATACTAAT TCTGGCTCTGGCAACCTTCGGCGCTCAACCAGGGAGAGAAGGGTCAATGTAAATCTTATGGAGTTTGCAGACAGCTCTGGATCTGAGGATGCAGATTTAATG AGACCCTCATATCGACCATTGAGAAACCGGATTAGCAACAGTGTCAGCCGGGATGGTGTTGTATCTTCTAAACGCAAAAGAACTGTGGATACTAAATCAGCACCTCGACGTGAAGGTCTACGGCCTCGTCGATCGAAGGCTGCTGGTAGAGAAAGATTAATTTCAGAATCAGATGATGATCAAGACCTTTCAGAGGAGAAAGTTGAACAAGATGAAACAGAAAATGGAAATGATGTTGAAGAAAATGATGCAGAAGATGGCCATAATGAGATGGAGGGGGATGCCGAGGGTGAAGATGAAGGTGAGGATGAAGGCGAGGAGGAGGATGgcgatgatgatgaagatggtgAAGAAGAGCAGGATGGAAGAAGGCGCTATGATCTTCGAAATCGTGCAGATGTTCGCAGGTTCTCTATGGAGGAAGGGAAGGCACGGCCAAGGTCTCCTCGAAGAGTGTTACATCAAGGTATGGGAACTAAGGTCAACAGGGATGTAAGGAAGGGTGGATCAAGAGTTCACAAGCGCCATCGCTTAACAAGGCCGGAAGATTCTGATGACTCCCTTCTTGTGGAtgagttggaccaaggccctgCTATTCCATGGGGTCGAGGTGGAAATAGATCTGGCCCACCTTTTCTTTTTGGGGGTGTCGACACACATGGAACAACAGCTTGGGGATTAAACCTTGCTGCATCGGGTTGGGGTCATCAGGGTGATGCTTTTGCTACACTGACTTCAGGGATTCAAACTGCTGGTCCAAGCTCTAAGGGAGGGGCAGATATCCAACCCTTGCAGATTGATGATAGTGTAAGTTTTGATGATATAGGTGGGCTCTCTGAATACATCGATGCTCTAAAGGAAATGGTTTTCTTTCCATTATTGTATCCAGATTTTTTTGCAAGTTACCACATAACTCCACCTAGGGGGGTATTGTTATGTGGGCCCCCTGGCACAGGGAAAACATTGATTGCAAGAGCTTTGGCTTGTGCTGCTTCAAAAGCTGGTCAGAAGGTTAGCTTTTACATGCGCAAAGGAGCGGATGTGCTAAGCAAGTGGGTTGGTGAGGCCGAAAGACAACTGAAACTTCTATTTGAGGAAGCACAAAGGAATCAACCTtctattattttctttgatGAAATAGATGGACTTGCACCTGTGAGATCTAGCAAGCAAGAACAAATTCACAATTCCATTGTGTCCACTTTGCTTGCTTTGATGGATGGCCTTGATTCTCGTGGACAAGTTGTTTTAATTGGAGCTACCAACAGGATTGATGCTATTGATGGAGCCTTGCGACGTCCTGGCAGATTTGATCGTGAATTTAACTTTCCCTTGCCTGGTTGTGAGGCACGTGCTGAAATATTAGACATTCATACTCGCAAGTGGCAGCATCCTCCTCTAGAGGAACTGAAAAAGGAACTTGCAGCTAGTTGTGTAGGTTATTGTGGTGCTGACCTAAAAGCTCTCTGTACTGAAGCGGCCATTCGTGCTTTCCGTGAAAAATATCCACAGGTTTATACAAGTGATGACAAATTTCTAATTGATGTTAATTCTATCAGGGTAGAAAAGTGTCATTTTATTGAAGCAATGTCTACAATTACTCCTGCTGCCCATAGAGGAGCTATTGTGCACTCTAGGCCATTGTCTCTAGTAGTTCAACCATGTCTTCAGAGACATCTGGAGAAAGCCATGAGTACTATATCTGATATTTTCCCTCCAGTATCTGTTGCATCAGAATTGTCCAAACTTTCAATGCTTTCGTATGGGTCTGCAATTCCACTTGTATATCGACCTAGGCTTCTACTTTGTGGTGGTGAAGGCACAGGGCTG GATCATCTTGGGCCTGCGGTTTTACACGAACTGGAAAAATTTCCTGTACATTCATTGGGACTTCCATCTCTTCTGTCAGATCCTAGTGCAAAAACACCAGAGGAGGCGTTGGTACATATATTTGGCGAAGCTAGAAGAACAACACCATCAATTCTCTATTTACCACAGTTTGATGTTTGGTGGGAAACTGTGAGTACATATCTTGTAAATTTACTTCTAAATGAACTGAGCTGCATGTGCAAAATTTATCTCATTCTGATGAGTtccataattattttattgccTCTGAGTTTGATTGGTTTACTGATCATGCAGGCTCATGAACAGCTTAGAGCTGTTCTCCTGACTATGCTAGAAGAATTGCCATCTGACTTGCCTATCTTACTTCTTGGTACATCCTCAGCTGCACTTGCTGATGTTGAGGAAGTGCCTACTTCAGTTTTCCCTCATCGCTCAGT TTATCAAGTGAACATGCCATCTACCGAAGATAGGACCTCATTTTTTGATCGTTTAATAGAAGCTGCTATGTCGATATTGCTGGAGCGAATCAGCAAGAAATCCCAGGATACAGGACGCCTTTCAGAACTTCCCAGGGCACCAAAATTGGCTAGTGGTCCAAAGGCGTCTGAGCTAAAAGCAAAGGTTGAAGCTGAGCAGCATGCACTCCGTAGGTTGAGAATGTGCCTCAGAGATGTTTGCAACCG GATATTGTATGACAAACGATTTAATGCCTTCCATTTTCCAGTCTCAGATGAAGACGCGCCTAATTATCGTGATATTATACAGAACCCAATGGACATTGCGACCATCTTGCAGCATGTTGATAACGGCAACTATATTACATGTGCTGCATTCCTGCAGGACGTTGATCTTATTGTTTCCAACGCAAAG GCTTACAATGGAGATGACTACAATGGTACTAGGATTGTCAGCAGAGCTTGTGAGCTCCGTGATGCG GTGCATGGGATGCTCTCTCAAATGGATCCAGCACTGGCTGCATATTGTGACAAGATTGCTAGCCAAGGTGGCCCAGTTCATTTGCCTGACGAATTAGGGGATACTACATTCCCTGCTACTCCTGTTGTACAGATGGGCACCACTACTAGAATGAGTGCTCGACTTCGTCATGTCCAACCAGAGGTTAATATGGATCAGGGTTACGAAGTATTGAAGCGGACTAAGAAGATTGGTGATGGTGTACATGCAG CAGACGACAAATTGCAAGATTCAATACCGACAAACTCCTCCCAGGAGCAGCATCAGGTGGTACAAGAAGAGGTGGATTCTGAAAGAATGGAGCCTGTAGCAATGGATGGAGATTTTGATGGATCTTGTCCAAATAACCTTGCTGATAGTAGCAGCCTTCATGATATCACGATGCTAGATGGTGAATTTTCAAGACAAGTTGAGTCTGTCAAGCAGCATTTCGTTAAGCGCACTGAAAAGTACAGCATCCCACAACTTGAAAGGCTTTACACGAGAATCATGAAGGGTGTGTTTGAAACCAAAGATAAAGGATTGAATGATGATGACCTCAAAACTTCGGTTTTGGggtttttgttgaaatatgtAGAGGATGATGCCAATTTCTGA
- the LOC123919088 gene encoding ATPase family AAA domain-containing protein At1g05910 isoform X2: MYPKRSSLDDPDSRPVRTSDRIKTRPPAYNRAPFLYYNSNLRRPRKSKNKTRTAASQIAKMLRPGNRKARDLNTNSGSGNLRRSTRERRVNVNLMEFADSSGSEDADLMVNFCTLLSIKLWVINLESSIIMAKVCSHVLLFQRPSYRPLRNRISNSVSRDGVVSSKRKRTVDTKSAPRREGLRPRRSKAAGRERLISESDDDQDLSEEKVEQDETENGNDVEENDAEDGHNEMEGDAEGEDEGEDEGEEEDGDDDEDGEEEQDGRRRYDLRNRADVRRFSMEEGKARPRSPRRVLHQGMGTKVNRDVRKGGSRVHKRHRLTRPEDSDDSLLVDELDQGPAIPWGRGGNRSGPPFLFGGVDTHGTTAWGLNLAASGWGHQGDAFATLTSGIQTAGPSSKGGADIQPLQIDDSVSFDDIGGLSEYIDALKEMVFFPLLYPDFFASYHITPPRGVLLCGPPGTGKTLIARALACAASKAGQKVSFYMRKGADVLSKWVGEAERQLKLLFEEAQRNQPSIIFFDEIDGLAPVRSSKQEQIHNSIVSTLLALMDGLDSRGQVVLIGATNRIDAIDGALRRPGRFDREFNFPLPGCEARAEILDIHTRKWQHPPLEELKKELAASCVGYCGADLKALCTEAAIRAFREKYPQVYTSDDKFLIDVNSIRVEKCHFIEAMSTITPAAHRGAIVHSRPLSLVVQPCLQRHLEKAMSTISDIFPPVSVASELSKLSMLSYGSAIPLVYRPRLLLCGGEGTGLDHLGPAVLHELEKFPVHSLGLPSLLSDPSAKTPEEALVHIFGEARRTTPSILYLPQFDVWWETAHEQLRAVLLTMLEELPSDLPILLLGTSSAALADVEEVPTSVFPHRSVYQVNMPSTEDRTSFFDRLIEAAMSILLERISKKSQDTGRLSELPRAPKLASGPKASELKAKVEAEQHALRRLRMCLRDVCNRILYDKRFNAFHFPVSDEDAPNYRDIIQNPMDIATILQHVDNGNYITCAAFLQDVDLIVSNAKAYNGDDYNGTRIVSRACELRDAVHGMLSQMDPALAAYCDKIASQGGPVHLPDELGDTTFPATPVVQMGTTTRMSARLRHVQPEVNMDQGYEVLKRTKKIGDGVHAADDKLQDSIPTNSSQEQHQVVQEEVDSERMEPVAMDGDFDGSCPNNLADSSSLHDITMLDGEFSRQVESVKQHFVKRTEKYSIPQLERLYTRIMKGVFETKDKGLNDDDLKTSVLGFLLKYVEDDANF, from the exons atgTATCCCAAACGTTCTAGTCTAGATGATCCTGATTCCCGGCCGGTGCGCACAAGTGATAGGATTAAGACTAGGCCACCAGCTTATAACCGTGCACCATTTTTGTATTACAACTCAAATCTTAGGCGCCCCAGGAAAAGCAAGAATAAGACAAGAACAGCAGCTTCGCAGATTGCTAAGATGTTGCGTCCAGGGAATCGGAAAGCACGTGATTTGAATACTAAT TCTGGCTCTGGCAACCTTCGGCGCTCAACCAGGGAGAGAAGGGTCAATGTAAATCTTATGGAGTTTGCAGACAGCTCTGGATCTGAGGATGCAGATTTAATGGTGAATTTTTGTACTCTATTAAGTATAAAGTTATGGGTTATAAAtcttgaatcttctataatTATGGCTAAGGTGTGTAGCCATGTTTTATTGTTTCAGAGACCCTCATATCGACCATTGAGAAACCGGATTAGCAACAGTGTCAGCCGGGATGGTGTTGTATCTTCTAAACGCAAAAGAACTGTGGATACTAAATCAGCACCTCGACGTGAAGGTCTACGGCCTCGTCGATCGAAGGCTGCTGGTAGAGAAAGATTAATTTCAGAATCAGATGATGATCAAGACCTTTCAGAGGAGAAAGTTGAACAAGATGAAACAGAAAATGGAAATGATGTTGAAGAAAATGATGCAGAAGATGGCCATAATGAGATGGAGGGGGATGCCGAGGGTGAAGATGAAGGTGAGGATGAAGGCGAGGAGGAGGATGgcgatgatgatgaagatggtgAAGAAGAGCAGGATGGAAGAAGGCGCTATGATCTTCGAAATCGTGCAGATGTTCGCAGGTTCTCTATGGAGGAAGGGAAGGCACGGCCAAGGTCTCCTCGAAGAGTGTTACATCAAGGTATGGGAACTAAGGTCAACAGGGATGTAAGGAAGGGTGGATCAAGAGTTCACAAGCGCCATCGCTTAACAAGGCCGGAAGATTCTGATGACTCCCTTCTTGTGGAtgagttggaccaaggccctgCTATTCCATGGGGTCGAGGTGGAAATAGATCTGGCCCACCTTTTCTTTTTGGGGGTGTCGACACACATGGAACAACAGCTTGGGGATTAAACCTTGCTGCATCGGGTTGGGGTCATCAGGGTGATGCTTTTGCTACACTGACTTCAGGGATTCAAACTGCTGGTCCAAGCTCTAAGGGAGGGGCAGATATCCAACCCTTGCAGATTGATGATAGTGTAAGTTTTGATGATATAGGTGGGCTCTCTGAATACATCGATGCTCTAAAGGAAATGGTTTTCTTTCCATTATTGTATCCAGATTTTTTTGCAAGTTACCACATAACTCCACCTAGGGGGGTATTGTTATGTGGGCCCCCTGGCACAGGGAAAACATTGATTGCAAGAGCTTTGGCTTGTGCTGCTTCAAAAGCTGGTCAGAAGGTTAGCTTTTACATGCGCAAAGGAGCGGATGTGCTAAGCAAGTGGGTTGGTGAGGCCGAAAGACAACTGAAACTTCTATTTGAGGAAGCACAAAGGAATCAACCTtctattattttctttgatGAAATAGATGGACTTGCACCTGTGAGATCTAGCAAGCAAGAACAAATTCACAATTCCATTGTGTCCACTTTGCTTGCTTTGATGGATGGCCTTGATTCTCGTGGACAAGTTGTTTTAATTGGAGCTACCAACAGGATTGATGCTATTGATGGAGCCTTGCGACGTCCTGGCAGATTTGATCGTGAATTTAACTTTCCCTTGCCTGGTTGTGAGGCACGTGCTGAAATATTAGACATTCATACTCGCAAGTGGCAGCATCCTCCTCTAGAGGAACTGAAAAAGGAACTTGCAGCTAGTTGTGTAGGTTATTGTGGTGCTGACCTAAAAGCTCTCTGTACTGAAGCGGCCATTCGTGCTTTCCGTGAAAAATATCCACAGGTTTATACAAGTGATGACAAATTTCTAATTGATGTTAATTCTATCAGGGTAGAAAAGTGTCATTTTATTGAAGCAATGTCTACAATTACTCCTGCTGCCCATAGAGGAGCTATTGTGCACTCTAGGCCATTGTCTCTAGTAGTTCAACCATGTCTTCAGAGACATCTGGAGAAAGCCATGAGTACTATATCTGATATTTTCCCTCCAGTATCTGTTGCATCAGAATTGTCCAAACTTTCAATGCTTTCGTATGGGTCTGCAATTCCACTTGTATATCGACCTAGGCTTCTACTTTGTGGTGGTGAAGGCACAGGGCTG GATCATCTTGGGCCTGCGGTTTTACACGAACTGGAAAAATTTCCTGTACATTCATTGGGACTTCCATCTCTTCTGTCAGATCCTAGTGCAAAAACACCAGAGGAGGCGTTGGTACATATATTTGGCGAAGCTAGAAGAACAACACCATCAATTCTCTATTTACCACAGTTTGATGTTTGGTGGGAAACT GCTCATGAACAGCTTAGAGCTGTTCTCCTGACTATGCTAGAAGAATTGCCATCTGACTTGCCTATCTTACTTCTTGGTACATCCTCAGCTGCACTTGCTGATGTTGAGGAAGTGCCTACTTCAGTTTTCCCTCATCGCTCAGT TTATCAAGTGAACATGCCATCTACCGAAGATAGGACCTCATTTTTTGATCGTTTAATAGAAGCTGCTATGTCGATATTGCTGGAGCGAATCAGCAAGAAATCCCAGGATACAGGACGCCTTTCAGAACTTCCCAGGGCACCAAAATTGGCTAGTGGTCCAAAGGCGTCTGAGCTAAAAGCAAAGGTTGAAGCTGAGCAGCATGCACTCCGTAGGTTGAGAATGTGCCTCAGAGATGTTTGCAACCG GATATTGTATGACAAACGATTTAATGCCTTCCATTTTCCAGTCTCAGATGAAGACGCGCCTAATTATCGTGATATTATACAGAACCCAATGGACATTGCGACCATCTTGCAGCATGTTGATAACGGCAACTATATTACATGTGCTGCATTCCTGCAGGACGTTGATCTTATTGTTTCCAACGCAAAG GCTTACAATGGAGATGACTACAATGGTACTAGGATTGTCAGCAGAGCTTGTGAGCTCCGTGATGCG GTGCATGGGATGCTCTCTCAAATGGATCCAGCACTGGCTGCATATTGTGACAAGATTGCTAGCCAAGGTGGCCCAGTTCATTTGCCTGACGAATTAGGGGATACTACATTCCCTGCTACTCCTGTTGTACAGATGGGCACCACTACTAGAATGAGTGCTCGACTTCGTCATGTCCAACCAGAGGTTAATATGGATCAGGGTTACGAAGTATTGAAGCGGACTAAGAAGATTGGTGATGGTGTACATGCAG CAGACGACAAATTGCAAGATTCAATACCGACAAACTCCTCCCAGGAGCAGCATCAGGTGGTACAAGAAGAGGTGGATTCTGAAAGAATGGAGCCTGTAGCAATGGATGGAGATTTTGATGGATCTTGTCCAAATAACCTTGCTGATAGTAGCAGCCTTCATGATATCACGATGCTAGATGGTGAATTTTCAAGACAAGTTGAGTCTGTCAAGCAGCATTTCGTTAAGCGCACTGAAAAGTACAGCATCCCACAACTTGAAAGGCTTTACACGAGAATCATGAAGGGTGTGTTTGAAACCAAAGATAAAGGATTGAATGATGATGACCTCAAAACTTCGGTTTTGGggtttttgttgaaatatgtAGAGGATGATGCCAATTTCTGA